TAAAACTATATAAAACAATATTAAAATTGAGGACAAACTGGTCTAGTCTGTTGTGATGTTTGAAATGTTTAGCGTTGATTATGGCAATGCCAATCTGTTAAAGTTTACGATTGATGATAGTACTATTAACATTGGTAATCAAAACAAAAGGAGGAGGTTAATGTACAATTTTCCTTAACGTATGATACATATGATATGAAAATACGCACATTATAAAATTCAAAATCTtaatcacgtatgttgaaaaacCATAAATCAAATATGATTATTgtttttcaacatacgtgattaTAGTTTTTCAACATGTGTAATTAGCGTTTTAAGTTTTATAAAGTGCGTAATTTCATATCATACGTTAAGAAacattgtattttacactttcactaaaacaaaaaaatatgATAAATTTTAACAAAAAGGACAAAAGTGTAGAAGTTGGACAAACTTAAGATAAAATACAAAcgattattaaaatattaaataaaatatgatttttttgaaagccaaaaaatttctattaaaaaaatcaaatgtATCTGGATGatcatattttcatttttttttctaacataTACAAACCACATGGCAGGGAATAGTATTACTTTACCACTGGTTTAAATGGGCAGCCACCCTTCCCCTATTGAAGCAATcggtttattattttatacacacATTAAAATTACGTTCTTGCCTTGGAATAGTGTTTCTCTGCCACTGGTTCAAATGGGCAGCGAGTTATACCCATTGGaacaaccagtttattattttatattcactttaaaattacgtttttgcccacagttaaaaaatacggttttgtctcaacttcaaaatacatttaccctgagctaaaaaatacgatttcgcccccggtaaaaaaattacgcttttaccctcagccaaaattacgttttcgcctcagttcaaaataaaattttgttttcccCCTGGCTCAAAATTACGACTTTACagcagtttattattttatacccactttaaaattacggttttgcccacagtttaaaattacgtattTGTCCCCAGTTCAAGATAAATTTATGCTTTTGCCCCTAGCTAAAATTTACGAATTTTCCgtcggttcaaaattacgtttttgcccccagtgcaaaataaaaatagggttttcccctagctaaaaattaggattttaccctcgggaaaaaaaattgatttttcccccaaataaaaataaaaatatgactttgaCCCCAGCTAAAAATAGTGTTAAAGAACTGCCTAACACTTCTTTTACTTTTtatttctagcaaaactatagtactgttttttttaattggttgagaattatttggccatcgccccgcaacgcgggcggggcatcaccTAGTTACATACATATTAAATACAAAGGTCGGTGACCTTTTTCTTTAATTCTTTaacttttaaaaaatatatatttagcccTTACACATTTACTCCTTTCAATTTTTATATATTACAATTCGAACCCCTATACTTTTACTTTCTAATCCCTTACTTTTAACTCTTTCACTTCACACTCTCAAACTAATGAAGTTACACATTCACTTTTAACTTTTGGTAATTGATAACTTTGATCTGCCAACTTTTTCTATTTAATAACTTGACGTCTCATTTTATTTCAATTGCTTTTACGACTTTAGACCATAGCGTAACACATTAATACACTATTTTTTAATCTATGTCTAACCATGTTAAtgtctaaattacttttacgactttacacgGTTGTCTAAAATATTGTTAATGAGCGAGTCGTACGGTTGTCTAATTACGTTAATGTCAAGAACGTACCGTGTGTAACAAAGTAAAAAACGTGTAATGTCACGTGCGGGCATCACACGTTATTGTTATCATTGTACATTGtaatcacaatgcttatataggttgcACTGAGTTTGATCGGATACGTCAAACACGTGTTTTATGTGGTCAACGCATCACATAACGTGTCGTCAACTATAAACAACTAAGGTGTCGCCGACGTAACGCTCTGTGAATCAAAATTTTAACGTACCTGTCATTTTAAATTCACATTTCAACATAAACAACTCAGGTTTTGTCACAAACTTTTTTTTCTCAAGCGAGTCTGGTAAAAAATAATACGTTTTATACTTAGTTTGTGTACGTTCGTAAACTTTATTCGAAagcgagtcgggtcaaatataatacgttttcattcaaTGGTGACGTAATTTTTTTCAGCAaagagtcaggtcaaatataaagtataaatacGAGTTAAATTAACTTTCGACGCCGCCGCAACGCACGATGGGTAAAAATCctagttaaaataaaaataaaattaaaataaccCTAAACAACTAAAGCAGCCGTACTCCTCTTGTCTATCTCCCCTGTTCGCTCCTCCTCCATCTTCTAAACCTAAAAAACAAACAGCCGACTGACAGATCTTCTTTCATTCGCAGGGAAGGTAAGGTTCAATCAGCAGGTAAGCTTCGATTAGCCCCCATTTCTTCTCTATTACATTTGAATTGTGTTTTCGGAACGAACCAAAACGAAAATCGTGCCATGAGCAGCGAATTATGTGACTATGGTTGAAACGAATGATGAAAAAGGCGAAAACCAATTAGCTTCTTAGATAGATCAATGTCATCTGGTTTTGGGCTCTTTAGATGGGGTTAATTACTTAATTTACAGATAATAGAACATGTAGAATCAACCATTTGCTCATTATTTGTCATCATATTTTCTGCCAAAAGTTTCACCCGAATCCTTGATTGCAAACCGTTAAATGGATGCTTGACTAGATATACATTTGTGCCCATAAAAATACTTCACTTCTCTGTTTGACTAGATATGCATTTGTGGAATTATTAACTTATATATGTTTGAAAACATGCATAGTTCATAATTACATCATGGATATAGAAGCATGTTCATTTGGCGTTTTGATGTATCATGGGAACTATATCTtgtcatagttgttaaaagccatcgcctcttgcacCTAGGCCCAATTTCCTAGCAAGGCGAGGTAATTGCGCCTTAAGTCaaggcaattgcgctttaattctccaggaGATGGTTCATGTCATGCGCATATTCCAGCGAGATCCCTGGACTCTGGagagtttccggccaaattctctaaattctggCAAGATTCCAGCTAGATTTCTATTTTATATGACGAAATCTATTTTTCTACACTAATAAACTAGCATTTATAACTTTTCGTACTAAATAGACGATATAAAATGTTGTATAATAGCTTTAAGTTTTTTTGCTGTGCGTTTTTTTTTCCTCAGGCCCACGTATTTTTTGTGTCTTGCGGCCAGGGGCGCAGCTTACTTAGGGCGGGAGAaggctccccccccccccccccccacgaaCTTTTCAATGCGTAGTGTTATGAGTAGTAacttcgtatagaattttttaggccCCAGGCGAGACCTATGCGCCTaacgcctttaataactaactatgtATCTTGTCTATAAGTCTTTTTATACATTTTCTCTCTCAAGATCAAGATTCATATGTACTTTATGTTATAGTGTTAATTTTGTTTATAATTGACGGTAATCAAAGTTTATTATCATTTTATGACATGGGCATCCCTCAAAAGATCAAATCAATCACTTGTTGAAGACTGCTTGATAATTAAATTAGTTATAAAAAGACAATGGTTTTGAAGAACTCAGAGGACACAGTGGCAGCCAAAGGTTCAAATGAAAATGGGAATTCATCCTCTGCTATCGAcgaaaattcaaataaaaaacaaCGGATCGATTGTAGCTCAAACGGACCTTTTGTGATGCCCCTTATATCCATTCCAAAAGTTGAAGAACAAAACTCAAAAGCTTCTATCATGTTGTCGGGAACCGCTAGAAAGGGTGAACCCGGCCCACCTGTAGGAGCGTTCGACATCGGCATTAGCAAAAATGCATACTTTTTCCAAGTTGCCCTATCTGGTGTCAAGAAAGATCCTGGTGATAATTTATTGCATactttttccatttttatttttatttttatttttagagtaaaatacACGGATGATCCCTGTGGTTAACTAAAAtcttggatttggtccctagcttttcaaaagtacatggatggtttTTGTGGTTTGCACTTTTTTGTAACGCATTTGCTAACAAATCTAAAGGGTTCATCATATCTAAGTTAGGggctaaatgcgttacaaagtgcaaactacagggaccattcgtgtacttttggcaaaagttggggacgAAATGCATCATTACAAAGTGCTAATCCAaaggaccatctgtgtacttttggaaagctagggactgaatccaaaattttggtcaaccacagggaccatccgtgtactttactcttttttattttttttagtttcttTTTTAGTTTCATATGGGTAAAATCTTGTAATTTGCAGGGCAATTTAGCTGTGAGATAGAACGGAACGGGATGGTTCATGTCAGGGGAGAAACATCAACAGGTGGAAAAACCGTTACTAGACATTCACGAGTCTTTGAAATGAAATTTCAACAGCAGGCGCCACCTGGACAGTTTACACTATCGTTCAGTCTACCTGGACCTGTGGATCCAAGGCTGTTTTATCCGAATTTTAGATCAGATGGCATTTTTGAAGCCATTGTTATGAAATGCGAGTAGTAATGGTGTCTTGGGCTAACTTAAGTAGTGCATTGATAAGCTTTTCTGGTTTTACTTTTCCCTTTTCAAGCAAGTGTTTGTATTGTACAGGGATTAAGAAAGTTTCACAGTAGCAGTAAGTAGTTAAATTTAGGATTGTTTGTTGTTTTGAGACTTAATTCaggttatgttttgtggaaaggCCAATTCACAAGATGTACTTGTTAGTTGTTATAGAGACAACCAGAGTACCCTACTACCAACCTCTACATAGTAATGGTGTTCAAAAAGCTCGCGTCGTGGCTCGCTTGAAAAAAACTTGGTTGTAAAAGAGCCGGGCCTAAGCTAGGTTTGGCTCGGATCGGATCGTAAGCCGGCtagaattattatatatatatgggtgaagttattgtaaaaaatgtttttttttgtaaGAGGTGTTTAAACTCTTAGATCTTGTAGTTAATGGTTGAGATAAAAAACTGCTTAATATGTAAATTATGTTTTATATTTTTGACTAATTTGGCTAGATTAGGGGTAATAGTGTCTTtttgtttaaataaaaaaactgcCATCAACTTCGTGCACATGGTAGGTCTCTCGTCTTTTTAAAACGTCAGTAACTTTTTGTACgtaatttttttccaaaaaaaaacacCATAATAACAAGCGTTtctttatctttaatatgagtaccatattgctatacttatatattgaaaaaaaattatgttttaatCGTATGTGTTTAGTCCATGGTATTTTGTCTATGTTCATACAATGGTGTTTTAATTGTATTGTGATTTAGGGTGTgatgttttaaacatctggaaacattgtattgtgattcaaTGTAGGATGTGTTAACATCTGGAATAGCAATACAGTCATCCCCAGATGGTGTTAAAATACCATGACTTGGATATCAATACAATCATTATAGATGTTAAAACATCATGACTGTATTATAATTCAAGTCGTGGTATTTTTGGAATCTGTATAGTGTTTTGTATctgtaaaataacaaaaaaaaaaaaaacattgagatgttaaaacaccatgatcAGTTATTGATACGTAAAAAATATTATCTCCTAAACTAACTCCTAAAGGGGTTACAATCTATTTTATAATTAAATTGGTTTTTGAACCTTATTACCCTTAATCTATATAATTAAATAATGCCACGTGTCGTCTCCATAATATTTCACACACTTCTCACAAACTTCACCCTTTTTACAGGAACCTAAacttatgtgtgtgtatatatattggGTGGTGGAGAGATGACCGTTTGGGCTAGCCGGTTTTGGTAAGTaaaaatcaaatttaaaaaaaaaagttacaagTTTTTACCTATAACACCCATCCCAAACTTCATTTTTTCAACATTTATCTTCTTCAACCAAAACCAAACACAAATAACAAATCTTcaaccaaacccacaccaaaaaaACGAAAATGGTGCATTGGACAGAGGAGGAGGAAATAGCACTAGTGACGTCGATTGTAGACGCACAACGAACTCTACAACACGGTCAAACCGCGTATTGGGGACGAGCATTTCAGCAATACCAACAATACGTTAGGAACGCGCGTcacaatttaaacgcgtgccaaaGTGACGTGAGCTCAAACCGAAGTTAGATCGGTTTAAAGTTTGCTTCAACCGTGTCCCTACGGGCGACTTGACCCACGAAGATCAAGTGGAGATCGTGAAGATCGAGTATAGACACGATGGGAATTTGGATTTGAAGTGGGTTCCCCACTATAATATTTACCGAACTTTGTaaaaaatttttctttttttaggatTAGTAActacatttttttaattttttaggatttaataagtaggtattttagatttttttaggattttatgtaactttttttttaaattaatataagTTTGTAGTTACGAAtcctaaaaaaaaaattgtgctATCTTATGGACCTAACATAGGTCACATCCCTCACGTTTGCCAAGAGCACATTTGATAGCATCCTCTTAACGTTTAAAGATCCAAACCTTCTTCTTCTTAGCGGAAACGCACGTGGACAAAACATATAAAGATCGGCATAGTCGCTCATAGGGGCATATATATCCGGATAGAGGATAGTCTAGATCTTGATTCACTATTTACATTTTTGATTTTCTGTCTCGTACGAAGTAATGGGGGGCAAGCTATGACAGTAGGATGTGACCTTGCCTTTCGCCCTGCTACTGCCGTTCTAAGCTCTTCTGACTAAACAAAGTTAAGACTAAAGTTTCGGAACTGAAGTTTGCAGCTTTTTTCAGCAAAGCTTAGTAAAAATCCGTCCTTTGGCTACCTTGGATCAAGGGTAGAGATAGGAAGTAAGTCAAAGGTAGATCAACAAAAGTCTTAGTATGGGAAGAGTCAGAGCGAGGGGAGAGACTTTCTAAACGAAGGTTAGTCTAAGTAAGGAAATGGGCACTTTGCTCACATCGAAGTAACTGCTGTCTCCCTTATGGTCGACGTTCTCTCCTCCCATCCTCTCCTCTCCCTATGGGTCGCCGAATAGAACTCTTCTTTGCCGTTCTGTTTGGCTTTGGGCGGTTGAACTCTCCCCCCTCTCCTTAACAGTCGAGTGATTTCTCATTCTCTCTTCCTCTTTCTATAGATAAGTGGGTTCTTCGATCATTCTAATGAAATAGGTTCATTAAAGCCAATTGATCGAATTCTGTTTTAGGTTCCTATTCCACTCCAACCGTGCAGAACTcttaacctttctaggaccctcTCTACGGCAAGGTGCTTTTCTACTCTTTCCACTTGCTCCCTCGTGTACAGCGGTTGAGTTCTTCGCCTCATGGTTTGGCTACCCATCGTCATTCCCTCTCTGTCTAAAGTGAGAGGGGTTCTATGTATACAGTGTAAGATTCCGGTCTCGTAGGCAGCCGCAGCTTTATCTGATCAAGGGCCGGAGCACAAGGGTCCTAGTACTATCCAGGTGCGAAGAAGCCCGGAGGTGATTGTAATGAGCAGAAAGCTCACTCACCGGCCTAAACGACGAGCAAACACTCGAAAGTGAGAGCAACGGATCACCCAACGAATGGACGAGCTCAAAGGGGGGAGGAGAGAGGGGGCAAGAACCATGTTTTCAGATAAGTGGCGGTCCGAATCTTATCCGAACTGCGAAAATAACTGACTAAGCCATGCCATAAGGGGCCATTCTCCAAATGGGACGACTTTTGTCACGACCCgcgaccccaccctggacggaattgGGAGCTGCGAACCAGttcagtggtaccggtggttatttagaaaagtagtgcagcggaaatttcatcaggaccgtgagttaggaaaaatttcagagtttagaaaacactggattttatttattaaatagatgggataaaaccaTGTTGtgaaaggtagctttaatatgggataaacccgaatacataaaacaacttttcttaatttTAATTTAGTTAATAAATTAAGCCACTTCGGTAAGCCTTTTGGTGtcgtatccaactcttattctgatctactgtaattacttgaaacgcgttttaaaaacatttggtcagcaggaaatactggtgagttcattcagtttgtacaaaaatgacacattgttatagattacagcataagagcgattacaatggcttctatcttatttttatctggctccgtgtcacaccctggtgacgatggtcataccactattgggtcatttcacccaagtagtgatgattatcactgttaggtttATGAACCTAACcatgagaaattagtaatgtgcacaatacacCACTTGCTAGTGATTCAAGATAAcaacgacttaatccctgtaat
This genomic stretch from Helianthus annuus cultivar XRQ/B chromosome 8, HanXRQr2.0-SUNRISE, whole genome shotgun sequence harbors:
- the LOC110872254 gene encoding increased DNA methylation 3, translating into MVLKNSEDTVAAKGSNENGNSSSAIDENSNKKQRIDCSSNGPFVMPLISIPKVEEQNSKASIMLSGTARKGEPGPPVGAFDIGISKNAYFFQVALSGVKKDPGQFSCEIERNGMVHVRGETSTGGKTVTRHSRVFEMKFQQQAPPGQFTLSFSLPGPVDPRLFYPNFRSDGIFEAIVMKCE